Genomic segment of Ralstonia pickettii:
GGCGGTGATCGCCTACAACCGCTATGCCACCGAGATCGACCGCCTGGCCAACCGCTTCGAGAGCTTCATGGAAGAGTTCTCGAACATCCTCCAGCGCCAGACGCGCTAAGGAGTCGCGCTCATGGCTACCATCCAGCGAACGCGCCGCGCCCGACGGGCCAAGGCCGACATCAACGTCGTTCCGTACATCGACGTGATGCTGGTGCTGCTGGTCATCTTCATGGTGGCGGCGCCCGTGGTGAACCCGGGCGTGGTCAATCTGCCATCGGTGGCAAACGCGACGCCGCAGCAGACGCAGCCGCCCATTGTGGTGACCATCAAGAGCGACGGCACGATCCTTGCTCGCATCAAGACCGGTTCCGGCGCCACCGAGCAGAAGCTCGCCAACAACAACGAGCTGCGCGCATTCGTGAAGCAGCGCACCGACGAAAACCCCGACCAGCCCGTCGTGATTGCCGCCGACAAGTCGGTCCAGTACGACCGCGTGCTGACCGTGATGAGCGTGCTCAAGGGCGATGGCGTGAAGCGCGTCGGCCTGATGGTGAAATCGTCATGAGCACGCTGAAGAATCCGGGCGAGGCAACCTGAACGTCATGGCTACGACGTCGTTGCACCGTTACGAGCCTGTTCGCGAGCGCGGCACGCTGCGCGCGTTCGGGCTGGCGGTCCTG
This window contains:
- the tolR gene encoding protein TolR produces the protein MATIQRTRRARRAKADINVVPYIDVMLVLLVIFMVAAPVVNPGVVNLPSVANATPQQTQPPIVVTIKSDGTILARIKTGSGATEQKLANNNELRAFVKQRTDENPDQPVVIAADKSVQYDRVLTVMSVLKGDGVKRVGLMVKSS